A stretch of the Ictidomys tridecemlineatus isolate mIctTri1 chromosome 5, mIctTri1.hap1, whole genome shotgun sequence genome encodes the following:
- the LOC144377626 gene encoding olfactory receptor 4F17 — MKLWIEYNNSDFFFILFSKGIVETISWNVSISEANHSVVTEFIFLGLSNSQELQIFLFLFFFVFYVGIVFGNLLIVITVASDSHLHSPMYFLLANLSLIDLSLSSVTAPKMIADFFRTRKVISFKGCLAQIFLLHLFGGSELVILIAMAFDRYTAICKPLRYTTIMCGNVCVGIVAAAWGIGFLHSVSQLAFAVNLPFCGPNEVDSFYCDLPRVIKLACTETYRLDIMVIANSGVLTVCSFVLLIISYTIILMTIQRRPSDRSSKALSTLTAHITVVLLFFGPCIFIYAWPFPVKSLDKFLAVFYSVVTPLLNPIIYTLRNKDMKTAMRKVLNHYFFPDTTEECSMFYS, encoded by the exons ATGAAGCTTTGGATTGAATATAacaattctgatttctttttcattctcttcTCCAAGGGAATTGTAGAGACCATCTCCTGGAATGTATCAATAAGTGAAGCAAATCACTCTGTGGTGACTGAGTTCATTTTTCTTGGGCTCTCCAATTCTCAGGAACTCCAGATTTTCCTGTTTctgttcttctttgttttctatgtAGGAATTGTGTTTGGAAACCTTCTTATTGTCATAACGGTGGCTTCAGACTCACACCTTCACTCCCCCATGTACTTCTTGCTGGCCAACCTCTCACTCATTGATCTGTCTCTGTCTTCAGTCACAGCCCCCAAGATGATTGCTGACTTTTTCAGAACTCGTAAAGTCATCTCTTTCAAGGGCTGCCTGGCACAGATATTTCTCCTTCACCTCTTTGGTGGGAGTGAGTTGGTGATCCTCATCGCCATGGCCTTTGACAGATATACAGCGATCTGTAAACCCCTACGCTACACTACAATTATGTGTGGCAATGTGTGCGTTGGCATTGTAGCCGCTGCATGGGGGATTGGTTTCCTTCACTCAGTGAGCCAGTTGGCCTTTGCAGTGAACTTACCCTTCTGTGGTCCCAATGAGGTGGACAGCTTTTACTGTGACCTCCCTCGGGTAATCAAACTTGCCTGTACAGAAACTTACAGGTTGGATATAATGGTCATTGCTAACAGTGGTGTGCTCACTGTGTGTTCTTTTGTTCTCCTAATCATCTCCTACACCATCATCCTAATGACCATCCAGCGTCGCCCTTCAGACAGGTCATCCAAGGCTTTGTCCACTTTGACTGCTCACATCACAgtagttcttttgttttttggaccATGCATCTTCATTTATGCCTGGCCATTCCCTGTTAAATCATTAGATAAATTCCTTGCTGTGTTTTATTCTGTGGTCACTCCTCTCTTGAACCCAATTATATACACGCTGAGAAACAAAGACATGAAGACTGCAATGAG AAAAGTTCTCAACCATTATTTTTTCCCTGACACAACTGAGGAATGCAGTATGTTCTATTCTTAG
- the LOC101960515 gene encoding olfactory receptor 4F6, with protein MDQVNASVITEFVLLGLAQSLGMQFFLLLVFSLFYMGIILGNLFIVFTVIFDPHLHSPMYIFLANLSLIDLGLSSTTVPRMISDLFTDYKVISFQDCMIQMFFIHVTGGVEMVLLIAMAYDRYTAICKPLHYLTIMNSKTCTLLVIAAWVTGVIHAVSQFVFVINLPFCGPNNVGSFYCDLPRVIKLACMDTYRLEFVVTANSGFISMGTFFFLIISYIFILVTVQQHSSNDLSKAFFTLSAHITVVVMFFVPCMFLYVWPFPTRSLDNFFAIVDFVVTPVLNPVIYTLRNKDMKLAMRRLSRRVSSSRERT; from the coding sequence ATGGACCAAGTAAATGCCTCTGTGATAACTGAATTTGTGTTACTAGGACTGGCACAATCCTTGGGAATGCagtttttccttcttcttgtcttttctttattttacatggGAATTATTCTGGGAAACCTCTTCATTGTGTTCACAGTGATTTTTGATCCTCACTTACACTCCCCCATGTATATATTTCTGGCCAACCTATCACTCATTGACTTAGGCCTTTCATCTACCACAGTTCCTAGGATGATCTCTGATCTTTTCACTGACTATAAAGTCATTTCCTTCCAAGACTGCATGAtacagatgttctttatccatgtTACGGGGGGAGTGGAGATGGTGCTGCTCATAGCCATGGCATATGACAGGTACACAGCCATCTGCAAGCCTCTCCATTACCTAACCATTATGAACTCCAAAACATGCACACTTTTGGTAATAGCTGCTTGGGTCACTGGAGTGATTCATGCTGTGTCTCAGTTTGTTTTTGTCATAAATTTACCCTTCTGTGGCCCCAATAATGTGGGGAGCTTTTATTGTGATTTGCCTAGGGTTATTAAACTTGCATGCATGGACACTTATAGACTAGAATTTGTAGTCACTGCCAACAGTGGCTTTATATCTATGGGcaccttctttttcttaattatttcctacATCTTTATTCTGGTCACTGTCCAACAACATTCTTCAAATGATTTATCCAAAGCCTTCTTCACCTTGTCAGCTCACATCACTGTAGTAGTGATGTTTTTTGTTCCATGCATGTTTCTCTATGTGTGGCCTTTCCCCACTAGGTCATTGGataatttttttgctattgtggACTTTGTTGTCACCCCTGTCTTAAATCCTGTCATCTacactttaagaaataaagatatgaaaTTGGCAATGAGAAGGCTGAGTAGACGGGTTTCAAGTTCTAGGGAGAGGACATAG